The sequence CTGAGGCCGGGGACCATTGTGGCAGTAATCTTCCCGGGACACATTATCCGCCCCCTTCTCTTTTACAGCCTGCTGATAAAAATACTCTATCACACTGGTTCCATGATGTTGTGAAATAATATCAATCACTCCTTCAGGAAGGTTCAGCTTCCTGGACATCTCCACACCGATTTTAACATGAGATTTGATGACTGCAACAGATAATGTTGTTTTCATGTCATCATGTTTATTGTATTCCTTCTGATTCTCACTGAAGTATTTGGCCTGATCGATCTTGCCGATATCATGATAATAGGCCCCGACCCGTGCTAAAAGGGCATTCGCTCCGATATTCCGGCATCCCGTCTCGGCCAGATTAGCAACATTGATGGAGTGGGAATAGGTCCCGGGAGCCAGAGCCAGCATTCTCTTGATGATGGGCGTGTTGAGATCGGATAATTCCTGCAGACGGAAGGTCGTACAGGGATTCAATATATGTTCGAAGAGTGGAAGAATCGTCAATGACAGGAATCCGCTTAAGATCCCGTTGAGTCCGGCTACAATCACCGAGAGAACCAGAATTTTGAGAGTCACTGGAATAATAAGCATCATCAGCAGGGCCAGTATAATCTGTACCAGGGCCAGAAATAATCCACCTTTAATCAAATCAATTCTTTTTTCTGCACCCTCAATGACAAGACAGGAACCAAGACCGCTGAAAAGAGTAAAATAGAGGGCTTGAGAATTAAAATTCAAAACAAAAAAGATGAGGACTGACTGAATGAGAACGAAAATAATTGTTTCCCGCCTGTTGCGGATCAATGACAGAATAATAGACACAAGTGCTGTAGGCATAAAAAACACAACAGGCACTCCACCAGGAACGGAGAGGAAACGAAACAGAAAGAGTGTCAAAATCAAATGAAACCATGATAGAAAAAAGAGTAAATGGGGATTCTCCAAAAGGCCTGCGGTTCCCGGGAAGGCAATGAGCAATACAATGATAAAAAGGAAAACAAGGAGAGTATAGAAAAAGGGTGCTGCAATAGCACTGAGACTGATCCTACCTCTCATATCCAGAAAAGCATCTACCTTAGCCAGTTCGAGAGAAGTCACAACCGAATCCTTGTCAAGCAGGTTATCTCCCGCATCCAAATAGATCCAGACAGGAGTCATGGTTTTCAGAACTTCCTGTTTTTTAAGCTCTGTCAATTCTGCACTGAAGAAACAATTGGGTTCCAGAAAATAATACACCATCATTTCGATAAACTTGGCTTCCCCATTGGTATAATCGTAATAGCTGAGGTAGTCCCGCACAGTATCCTGCCAATTATCAATGAGGATAATGTTTTCAACCATCTGAGTTGTTTTCTCTCCCAGATCGGAATGAATGACTTCCAGGAGTCCTGTGGCACCGGAGCGATTTTCATTCAGATGGCTGAAAAGCCCTGACTGCATAATCGTTTCAATAGAATCCCTGGTTCCGCTGAGCATAAGGGAGAGGCGTATGGGATCCAGCTCCCTCAGATATTTGAGATATTGGATTCCGGGGTAAGTGTTTTCCATGGATTCAAGTATCTTTGAGAATTCTTCATCATCTTCTACCCCTGATATATTGGAATAGAACTCATCAAAACTTTTTAAAACCCTATTAGTAATATCATCTTTTACCACATATACCGGCAGGATGAGATCCATAGCCAGCATCATTTTCTTCTCTGTTGCTTCTTGATTTATAAAAGTAAGAGACTTATTCAGAAGGACATCTTCGGTGATGATGTCTCCCTCTTTATAGTTGTAGAATGCTTCTCTTAAAAATATTTTATCAAATTGTGTCAGCAAAAGTATGGTGAAAACGATAATGCAATAGTACATAAACAAAACCTTTCTGTTCATGTTCGTATTGTCAGTCACCAATGGGTTTTCAAGAAAATTAATTCGTATGTTCCTGTTCATAAGCCTCTAATATTTTTTTTACAAGTGGGTGACGTACCACATCTCCTCTTTGAAATGATGAAAAACCAATGCCATCAACATTCTTTAGAATCCCTGCGGCATGGATCAATCCGGATTTTTCCTTACAGGGAAGATCAATTTGAGTTAAATCTCCAGTTACAATAGCACGAGACCCCTCTCCCATCCTGGTGAGGAACATTTTCATCTGTTCCTGTGTCGTATTTTGAGCCTCATCAAGGACTATGATGCAATTCTTCAAACTGCGTCCTCGCATATAAGCCAGGGGTGAAATTTCATATAGTTTCATATCCTGTATTTTTTGAAAAGCTGCCGTCGTCAATATCTCTTCCATTGCATCAAACAGGGGTTTCAGGTAAGGATCCAGTTTTTGTGTCAAATCACCTGGAAGGTATCCCAGAGTCTCTCCTGCTTCAACAACAGGCCGTGTGAGTATAAGCTTGCGATAGCGCCGGTTGAGTATTTCGCTCAGGGCATAGGCAATTGCCAGAAATGTTTTCCCCGTACCTGCCGGACCGACTCCTATAGATAAATCATGATTCTCCATCAGAGAAATAAAACGGGCCTGGTTGAGATTCCTGGGTATGATTCTGCCTTTCCCCCCGGGAATGTTGATCTCATGAGTCAGGAACTCTTTTCCGTCGGAAAGAGGATTTTCTCCTGTATAATACTGGAATAGTGTCTCGATCATATAGGAATTGGGGGTCTTCTTCTGTTTTACAGAAAAAAGGAGATCATTGAGTATAGATTCAAATAGAGAGCTATGTTCACTATTTTCAGGTGCAAGATGGATTTCATTGCCTCTGGTGTAGATCCGAGTATGCAGTAAACCTTCCAACTGTTTGAGGTTCCGGTCATTGGGTCCACAGACTTGAACCAGTGTATCCGGATCATCAATAACGATCGTATCAGTGTTTATCAAATAAAATCCTTAATAAATGACAGTTTAACGCCACATCCTTCCCCTAGTCAAGAACTCTGAATCCC comes from Oceanispirochaeta sp. and encodes:
- a CDS encoding HDIG domain-containing metalloprotein, translating into MYYCIIVFTILLLTQFDKIFLREAFYNYKEGDIITEDVLLNKSLTFINQEATEKKMMLAMDLILPVYVVKDDITNRVLKSFDEFYSNISGVEDDEEFSKILESMENTYPGIQYLKYLRELDPIRLSLMLSGTRDSIETIMQSGLFSHLNENRSGATGLLEVIHSDLGEKTTQMVENIILIDNWQDTVRDYLSYYDYTNGEAKFIEMMVYYFLEPNCFFSAELTELKKQEVLKTMTPVWIYLDAGDNLLDKDSVVTSLELAKVDAFLDMRGRISLSAIAAPFFYTLLVFLFIIVLLIAFPGTAGLLENPHLLFFLSWFHLILTLFLFRFLSVPGGVPVVFFMPTALVSIILSLIRNRRETIIFVLIQSVLIFFVLNFNSQALYFTLFSGLGSCLVIEGAEKRIDLIKGGLFLALVQIILALLMMLIIPVTLKILVLSVIVAGLNGILSGFLSLTILPLFEHILNPCTTFRLQELSDLNTPIIKRMLALAPGTYSHSINVANLAETGCRNIGANALLARVGAYYHDIGKIDQAKYFSENQKEYNKHDDMKTTLSVAVIKSHVKIGVEMSRKLNLPEGVIDIISQHHGTSVIEYFYQQAVKEKGADNVSREDYCHNGPRPQSKEAAVVMLADMAEAATRSMVKPTVNKLEKFLWDLIMVRFKDGELNECGMTLQELEMVKSSFVHVLTGHYHNRIEYPDRAERNQNDRN
- a CDS encoding PhoH family protein, with translation MINTDTIVIDDPDTLVQVCGPNDRNLKQLEGLLHTRIYTRGNEIHLAPENSEHSSLFESILNDLLFSVKQKKTPNSYMIETLFQYYTGENPLSDGKEFLTHEINIPGGKGRIIPRNLNQARFISLMENHDLSIGVGPAGTGKTFLAIAYALSEILNRRYRKLILTRPVVEAGETLGYLPGDLTQKLDPYLKPLFDAMEEILTTAAFQKIQDMKLYEISPLAYMRGRSLKNCIIVLDEAQNTTQEQMKMFLTRMGEGSRAIVTGDLTQIDLPCKEKSGLIHAAGILKNVDGIGFSSFQRGDVVRHPLVKKILEAYEQEHTN